The DNA sequence GCCGACACCCATGTCTGAGCAGGGCGAGCCTGGCTTGCTACGCGAGGGAGAGACGGCGGGCAAGGCGGCGGTCGACAAGATGGCCCACGACATGGGGGTCGAACTGCGCGCGCATGGCGTGGCGGTGGTATCCATCTGGATGGGTCTGCTGAAGACCGAGCGAACCGAGGCGGTGCTGGCCGACCCGGAGCTTGCGCGTCACTACGAACACCTGCTCGAAACCATGGAAACGCCGCAACTCACCGGTCTGGTGATCGATGCGCTGGCGCGCGACCCGCACCTGATGGATCGCAGTGCCAAGGTCTGGATCGGTGCGGAACTGGCCCGGCAATACGGTATCCGCGATGTCAACGGGCGCGAGCCCCCCTCGCACCGTCCGCTGCTGGGCGATCCCCCGGTGTTCAGCAGCGCGATCATCCAGTAGGCGGGCGCGGTGTGATTGGACGACGGAGGTAACACCCATGTCAGTACTGCCCAAGGGCAAATTTGCCGCCTGTGCCAACGGCTATCGCATGCACTATCTCGATGTCGGCGCGGGACCCGTGGTGGTGTTCCTGCATGGCAGCGGGCCGGGTGCCAGCGGGCACAGCAACTTCCAGGGCAATTATCCGTACCTGGTCGAGCGCGGTTTTCGCTGCATCGTCGTGGATCATATCGGCTACGGCTTTTCCGACAAGCCGGCCGATGTCGAGTATCCGCTGGCATTCTTCACCGAATGCCTGCGCCAGACGCTCGCTGCCGCCGGCGTCAGCAACTGCTCGCTGGTCGGAAACTCGCTCGGCGGTGCCATCGCGCTGCAGTTCGCGCTCGACTATCCGCAGCTGACCGAACGCCTGGTGCTGATGGCGCCGGGTGGCCTGAACGCGAAGGAAGAATATTTCCGGATGCCGGGCATGCAGAAAATGGCACAGGTTTTTTCTTCGGGCCAGGCCGTCACGCCGGCAGTGATGAAAGAACTGTTTGCCGGCTCGCTGATGCACGATCCACGCTACGCCACCGACGCCCTGATCGCCGAGCGCACCGAGATCATGCAATTGATGAATGCCCAGGTGATGGCCACGATGAAGGTGCCGGAGCTCACCGATCGTCTGCCCGGGATCAAGGCGCCGGTGCTGGCGTTCTGGGGCATGAACGAGCGCATGATGCCGGAATCGGGGATCATGAAGCTGGCGAGGAACACGCCCGACATCCGCCTGGTGCTGGTCTCGAATTGCGGGCACTGGGTGATGGTCGAGCACCAGGACATGTTCAACCGCATGACTCATGACTTCCTGGCGCACGGCACATGAACGAAGAAACCGTCACGAGGCTGGGCGACGAACTCTACCGGGCACTGCGTTCGCATTCGGTGCTCGCTCCGCTCACCGAGCGCGAACCCGCGATCACCATCGACGATGCCTACCGCATATCGCTGCGCTTTCTGCAGCGCAGGCTGGCCGATGGCGAGAAGCTCATCGGCAAGAAGATCGGCGTCACCTCGAAGCCGGTACAGGACATGCTGGACGTGCGGCAACCGGATTTCGGGTTTCTGACCGATCGCATGCACTATCCTGACGGCGCCGCGATTGCGGTCGCGGGCAACCTGGTCGCGCCGCGCGCGGAGGCCGAGATCGCGTTCCGCCTGAAAAGCGACCTGGTCGGTCCGGGTATCACCGAGGCCGATGTGCTGGCCGCGACTGCCTGCATCATGCCGTGCTTCGAGATCGTCGACTCGCGTATCCGTGACTGGAAGATCCGCATCCAGGACACGGTTGCCGACAACGCCTCCTGCGGCGTGTTCGTGCTCGGCGATACCGAGGCCGATCCGCGCAAATTCGACCTGCCCAGGCTCCATGTGCGGGTGTTCAAGAACGGCATGCCGCTCAGCGAAGGGCTGGGTTCGGCGGTGCAGGGCAATCCGCTCACCGCGGTGGCGTGGCTGGCCAACACGCTCGGGCGTTACGATATTCCGTTGCTCGCGGGCGACATCATCCTCTCGGGTTCGGTGGTACCGCTCGAGCCGGTCAGGGCGGGCGACGAGATGCGCTGCGAAGTGCAGGGCATGGGCAGCGCACACTGCCACTTCGTCTGAACCCGGGAGGGTATTTGCGGGCGAGGTTGTTCAAATGCAATGCAACGGGAAAGCGATGGCGAACAGGATCAAGGCGGCAATCATCGGCCCGGGCAATATCGGCACCGATCTGCTGATGAAGGCGCGGCGCTCGACGCTGCTCGAGCCGGTCTGGATGGTCGGCGTGGAGCCTGATTCGCCGGGCCTCGCGCGGGCTCGCGAGATGGGTCTGAAAACCACCTCCGACGGAGTGGACGGCATGCTGCCGACGCTGCGCGCCGACGGCGTTCAGATCTGCTTCGATGCGACCTCGGCCCAGGTGCACGCGGCAAACTCGGCCAAGGTCAATGCCCACGGTGCGCTGATGATCGACCTCACGCCGGCGGCGATCGGCCCCTACTGCATTCCTCCGGTAAACCTCCAGGATCATCTCGGCAAGCGCGAGATGAACGTCAACATGGTGACCTGCGGCGGTCAGGCCACCATCCCGATGGTTGCCGCGGTGAGCCGGGTGCAGAAAGTCGCCTACGGCGAGATCATCGCCACGGTAGCGTCGAAATCGGTTGGTCCGGGCACGCGCAGGAACATCGACGAGTTCACCCGTACCACCGCCGGCGCGGTGGAGAAGGTGGGTGGCGCTGCCGAGGGCAAGGCGATCATCGTGATCAACCCGGCCGCGCCGCCGCTGATCATGCGCGACACGATCCACTGCCTCACCGAGGACCTGCCCGATGAGGAAGCCATCACCCGTTCGATCCACAAGATGATTGCGGAAGTGCAGAAATACGTGCCCGGCTACACCCTGAAGAACGGTCCGGTGTTCGACGGCAAGCGGGTGTCGGTATGGCTGGAAGTGGCGGGCCTCGGCGATTTCCTGCCCCGCTACGCCGGCAATCTCGACATCATGACCGCCGCCGCATTGCGCACCGCGGAAATGTTCGCGCGGGAGATCATCGACGGGCGGCTGGTGCTGGAGCCGGTGGCTGCGTAGAAGCGCAGCTTGGCTGAGGTCTATCGAGCAAACGGATTGTGTCAATGGTGCCGGCTCCCGGAGCCTGCGCTGGTGTGATCCGAAGGTTTTCCAGAAGGCGGGAAAATGCAAAACGCTCAGCGCGGCAGTCGCAGCCCGGCAAACAAATGAGGAAATGATCATGGACCTCAAAGGCAGGAAAGTAACGCTGCACGATATGTGTCTGCGCGATGGCATGCACGCCAAGCAGCACCAGATATCGCTCGACGAGATGCGCGCGGTGGCGCGCGGACTCGATGAAGCGGGGATACCATTGATCGAGGTCACGCATGGCGATGGGCTCGGCGGGCGTTCGATCAACTACGGTTTTCCGTGCAACACCGACGAGGAATATCTCGAGGCCGTGGTCGGCGTGGTGAAGCGCGCGAAGATATCGGCGCTGCTGCTGCCGGGTATCGGTACCGTGGATCACCTGAAGATGGCGCGTGACTGCGGTATCGGCACGATTCGCGTGGCGACGCACTGCACCGAGGCGGATGTCTCGGAACAGCATATCGGCATGGGTCGCGAGATGGGACTCGACACGGTCGGCTTCCTGATGATGGCGCACATGATCGGGCCGGAGGAACTCGTCGAGCAGGCACTGCTGATGGAGAGCTACGGCGCGAACTGCCTGTATTGCACCGACTCGGCCGGCTACATGCTGCCCGACGATGTGACGGCGCGGATCGCGCTGCTGCGCCGCGAGCTGAAACCGGGGACCGAGCTCGGTTTCCATGGCCACCACAACATGGCGCTGGGAATCGCCAACTCGCTGGCCGCGATCGAAGCCGGCGCCAACCGCATCGACGGCTCGGTGGCCGGTCTCGGCGCGGGTGCCGGCAATACCCCGCTCGAAGTGTTTGTCGCGGTGCTTGACCGCATGGGCGTCGAGCACGGTGTGGACCTGTTCCGGATCATGGACGTGGCGGAGGACCTGGTGGTGCCGATGATGGACCAGGTGATCCGCATCGACCGTGACTCGCTGATCCTCGGCTATGCCGGCGTGTACTCGAGCTTCCTGCTGTTTGCCCGGCGCGCCGCGAAAAAATACGGTGTCAGCTCGCGCGATATCCTGGTCGAACTCGGCAAGCGCAAGACGGTCGGCGGACAGGAGGACATGATCGAGGATCTGGCGCTCGATATGGCTCGCGCGCAGCGCTGATTGGTCGTTTGGCAATAACGCAGCTACCGGATCCGCTTGATATTTTGAGGTGCGAGCAGTTACGTTCAGGAAATGCAAGCGCCTTGGCATTGGCGACAGATTCGAAAGGAGATACCGTGCAGCTTGTCAATCACAGAATCCTTGTCACCGGTCCGGCAGGACAGATCGCTTTTCCCCTGGCAAGGCGCTTGGCTGAAAACAATGAAGTATGGGGGATTGCCCGTTTCAGCGATGCCGCAACGCGCAAGCGTGTCGACGCGGTCGGTGTGGTTACACGCTCAGTCGATCTGGCGGACCCCGACTGGGCGGATTTGCCAGACAGTTTCGATTATGTATTGCATCTTGCGGCCAGGGTGAGCGCCGACCACGACTATGATCGGGCCATTCAGGTCAATGCAGAGGCGACCGGGCAGCTGATGAGTCGATTCCGTAGTACCCGTGCGTGCCTGGTGATGTCTACATGCCGGGTCTATGCCGTACCAGAGAACCCCCGCCATAATATTGTCGAAACCGATCCCTTGGCGGCACTGCCACAGCCTTATTCGGCAACCTACGCCGTGTCGAAGCTGGCGCAGGAGGCGGTGGCCCGTTTTGCCGCGCGGGAATTCAACGTGCCCACGGTCATTGCCCGCATGAACGTGGCATATGGCGATAACGGTGGTTTACCTGCCATGCTGCTGGAGGCCATTCTTCAAGAAGCCCCCATTCAATTGTCCGACGGCGCGAATACCGTATGCCTGCCGATTCATGAGTCCGATATTTTTGATCATTTACCCGGATTGCTGGCCGCGGCGTCAGTGCCTGCTGTCATAACCAATTGGGGTGGTGACCAGCTCGTGGATATACGAGAACTGGTCGCCTTCATGGCTGAGCAGGTAGGTCGGGAAGCACACTTCGAATCCTCACCTGAAGGCATTGTGCAATTGCGGCCGGATCCGGCCAAACGCGCCAGGATTACTGGTCCATGCAAGGTGGATTGGCGTGACGGGATTCGGCGGATGATCGCCGCTCGTCATCCCGGGATTGAGATCCTGTCCGAGACCCAAGCCATATCGATTATTTGAAGCAGCTTTGAACCGGAGTTGCCGGTTTGACTGCGATACAGCGGGAAACGTGCGAGTGAGCGAAAGCGGCGATCAATCAATCGACGAAATCATGGATGGCCGTGCCTGGGACGTGTTTTGTGATGGCCTCAAAGCCGCACGTAGCGTTATTTTCGACCAGAGCACTGCCGACAATGCGTTCGACAGGGCAGAAGGCTATCGTTACCTCAGCCGTCTGACCCGTCTCGCATTGGAGAAATTTGTCGAGAACAACGACCCACTGGTACCGCGGTTGTATCAGCTCAGCCGGGAAGACGCCAAGATAGGCGCCGACAATCCGGATGCCTACTATCAAAACGCGTGTTTGAGCGGGCAGCACGAATACCGGCTCTGGGGCAATCGAAATTCGGTCTTTTACCTGGGGATAGGCACCTATACCGGAAATTATGGCAGTTCCGAAGCGTCTGGTCGCAGCGGCTACATTGAAGGTGACGATCTCGAGATCGCCGACGATGGCAGTTTCGAGATCATACTCAGCACAAAGCCCCATGCAGGCAACTGGCTGCCGATGGAGCCGGAAACCTCCTCGCTCATCGTTCGCCAGTTTTTTCTGAATCGGGAAAACGAGCAACGTGCCGAACTGCATATCGAGCGGATTGACGCACAGGGTCCGCCGGCTCCTCTTGATCCATCAACCCTGGCGCAGGCACTGAAAGACAGCGCAGCTTTCGTGAATGGAACCGCTCGCATATTTGCCGGGTGGACGGACATGTTTATCAAGCGACCCAACGAACTGAACCTGATGCCGCTGGAGAAGCGTGAATCCGCGCATATGGACCCCAACCAGCCGTTTTTCTACCATGGATATTGGACTCTGGCAGCCGATGAAGCATTACTGGTCTCGGCGAAAGAGCCCGAGTGCCGCTATTGGAACTTTCAGGTGAACAATATCTGGATGGAGTCGCTTGACTACCGTTATCACCGGATCACATTGAACAAGCATAGTGTGTTCCGCGATGACGATGGCTTCTTTACCATCGTTGTTGCCCATCGTGATCCGGGAGTGCGCAACTGGATCGACACGGCTGGCCACAGTCACGGGACCATGGGTTTGCGCTGGAACGCAGCGCTCAATCCTCCTCGCCCGGACTGCCGCGTGGTAAAACTTTCAGAGCTTGGGAATCAGATCAAGCCGGCGA is a window from the Gammaproteobacteria bacterium genome containing:
- a CDS encoding alpha/beta fold hydrolase is translated as MSVLPKGKFAACANGYRMHYLDVGAGPVVVFLHGSGPGASGHSNFQGNYPYLVERGFRCIVVDHIGYGFSDKPADVEYPLAFFTECLRQTLAAAGVSNCSLVGNSLGGAIALQFALDYPQLTERLVLMAPGGLNAKEEYFRMPGMQKMAQVFSSGQAVTPAVMKELFAGSLMHDPRYATDALIAERTEIMQLMNAQVMATMKVPELTDRLPGIKAPVLAFWGMNERMMPESGIMKLARNTPDIRLVLVSNCGHWVMVEHQDMFNRMTHDFLAHGT
- a CDS encoding fumarylacetoacetate hydrolase family protein; translation: MNEETVTRLGDELYRALRSHSVLAPLTEREPAITIDDAYRISLRFLQRRLADGEKLIGKKIGVTSKPVQDMLDVRQPDFGFLTDRMHYPDGAAIAVAGNLVAPRAEAEIAFRLKSDLVGPGITEADVLAATACIMPCFEIVDSRIRDWKIRIQDTVADNASCGVFVLGDTEADPRKFDLPRLHVRVFKNGMPLSEGLGSAVQGNPLTAVAWLANTLGRYDIPLLAGDIILSGSVVPLEPVRAGDEMRCEVQGMGSAHCHFV
- a CDS encoding acetaldehyde dehydrogenase (acetylating), producing the protein MANRIKAAIIGPGNIGTDLLMKARRSTLLEPVWMVGVEPDSPGLARAREMGLKTTSDGVDGMLPTLRADGVQICFDATSAQVHAANSAKVNAHGALMIDLTPAAIGPYCIPPVNLQDHLGKREMNVNMVTCGGQATIPMVAAVSRVQKVAYGEIIATVASKSVGPGTRRNIDEFTRTTAGAVEKVGGAAEGKAIIVINPAAPPLIMRDTIHCLTEDLPDEEAITRSIHKMIAEVQKYVPGYTLKNGPVFDGKRVSVWLEVAGLGDFLPRYAGNLDIMTAAALRTAEMFAREIIDGRLVLEPVAA
- the dmpG gene encoding 4-hydroxy-2-oxovalerate aldolase, giving the protein MDLKGRKVTLHDMCLRDGMHAKQHQISLDEMRAVARGLDEAGIPLIEVTHGDGLGGRSINYGFPCNTDEEYLEAVVGVVKRAKISALLLPGIGTVDHLKMARDCGIGTIRVATHCTEADVSEQHIGMGREMGLDTVGFLMMAHMIGPEELVEQALLMESYGANCLYCTDSAGYMLPDDVTARIALLRRELKPGTELGFHGHHNMALGIANSLAAIEAGANRIDGSVAGLGAGAGNTPLEVFVAVLDRMGVEHGVDLFRIMDVAEDLVVPMMDQVIRIDRDSLILGYAGVYSSFLLFARRAAKKYGVSSRDILVELGKRKTVGGQEDMIEDLALDMARAQR
- a CDS encoding NAD(P)-dependent oxidoreductase, whose amino-acid sequence is MQLVNHRILVTGPAGQIAFPLARRLAENNEVWGIARFSDAATRKRVDAVGVVTRSVDLADPDWADLPDSFDYVLHLAARVSADHDYDRAIQVNAEATGQLMSRFRSTRACLVMSTCRVYAVPENPRHNIVETDPLAALPQPYSATYAVSKLAQEAVARFAAREFNVPTVIARMNVAYGDNGGLPAMLLEAILQEAPIQLSDGANTVCLPIHESDIFDHLPGLLAAASVPAVITNWGGDQLVDIRELVAFMAEQVGREAHFESSPEGIVQLRPDPAKRARITGPCKVDWRDGIRRMIAARHPGIEILSETQAISII
- a CDS encoding DUF1214 domain-containing protein, with the protein product MSESGDQSIDEIMDGRAWDVFCDGLKAARSVIFDQSTADNAFDRAEGYRYLSRLTRLALEKFVENNDPLVPRLYQLSREDAKIGADNPDAYYQNACLSGQHEYRLWGNRNSVFYLGIGTYTGNYGSSEASGRSGYIEGDDLEIADDGSFEIILSTKPHAGNWLPMEPETSSLIVRQFFLNRENEQRAELHIERIDAQGPPAPLDPSTLAQALKDSAAFVNGTARIFAGWTDMFIKRPNELNLMPLEKRESAHMDPNQPFFYHGYWTLAADEALLVSAKEPECRYWNFQVNNIWMESLDYRYHRITLNKHSVFRDDDGFFTIVVAHRDPGVRNWIDTAGHSHGTMGLRWNAALNPPRPDCRVVKLSELGNQIKPATNGR